The Candidatus Neomarinimicrobiota bacterium DNA window TCCACTTCAATGGTTTCCTGGCGGGCATACTCAAGCAGAACCTGTTGATTGAGCAATTCATCCAAGGCACGAACCCTTAACTGCTGAATTATCTCAGGAGCAGAATTCGCCGGAAGCTTGGCCTGCATAGCAAACAGTTGGGTAACCTGATCCACCTCTGAATAAAGAATGGCTTTTTCACCAACAATGGCTGCAACCCCATCAATTAATTGTTGAGCCGGGGTACTTTGGAACAAGAGTAACATGAAAAGAAAAATTCTAATTTGCATTGGACTACCTATTTCGGAAAACTTCCGTATAAAACATCTTTATTTAACAGAATAGTACTGGATATTCTGAGGCTATCAACTATCTGAGCCTCAATATATCGTTGTCGATTAATTGAAAGACGAGCCGCAATTTCCTCCCAGACTTCATCCAGGGTTTTAATTGAACCACGATCATGCCAAGTCTTTACTTCAACGAGATGCCAGCCAAGATCAGATTTTATCGGTCCAAAGATGCCTTCGCGCTTCTTTTTAAGCAGGTATTCTTTTACTTCAGGGAGCAGCTTCTCAACCCGAAAGGTTCCGGTTTCTTTGGGATGCATAGCTACCAGCGCCTGCTTTTTCTCAAGATCGCCTTTTTCAATGGCTTTTTCAAGCTCCCGCGCCTCATTTTTGGTGGG harbors:
- a CDS encoding peptidylprolyl isomerase, encoding MDDLILMFPGFRALDSLQKSLLVENWVRETLLAQEAEKNLIHRDPVFNYRVETYRRRLLADKQLDALLRDKGNIKRSEIETYYQNNLVSFRRQSNEFFGFHVLLPTKNEARELEKAIEKGDLEKKQALVAMHPKETGTFRVEKLLPEVKEYLLKKKREGIFGPIKSDLGWHLVEVKTWHDRGSIKTLDEVWEEIAARLSINRQRYIEAQIVDSLRISSTILLNKDVLYGSFPK